The DNA region GCCTACTGGTTCGTTGACCTGGCGAAACATCCTCGCGAACCCGCGCTCCCGTGATTGAGTACCTACGGAGCGGGAACACCGCCGGCTGCGACAGGCTGATCACTTGGCGTGGCAGAGGGCCGTCGCCCGCTCGCATCCCAGTCATGTAACCCAGTCCACCGGCCCGTGCGTGTCCACGCCCGGGTGCGGTGCCGGCCGAATCCGGGCGGGGTCCTTCCTGAGGGAGGCGCGGATGTTCGGACAGACCACCACGACCACACCACCATCCACCGATCGGGGCCTGGAGGACCTCGACGCGGCGGCGCTGGCGTACGCGGCACGGATCGAGGGGTTGCCCCCGGAACGTCGCCACGAGGCGCGCGACGACCTGGTGCGCTTCGCGATGCCCTTCGCCGGACGTCTGGCGCGCCGGTACCGGGGGCGTGGGGAGCCCCTGGAGGATCTGGAGCAGGTGGCCCGGTTGGGTCTGGTCAACGCCGTTGACCGGTACGACCCGGAACGGGGCTCGTTCACCGCCTACGCGGCGATCACCATCGTGGGTGAGATCAAGCGGCATTTCCGGGACCGCACCTGGGGTGTGCATGTGCCCCGTCGGCTGCGGGACCTGATCCTGGAGGTGGGGCAGGCTACGGCGGCCCTGACCAGTGAGCTGTCCCGGGCCCCGACGGTGGCCGAGTTGTCGAAACGGCTGGAGACCCCGGAGGAGGAGATCCTCGCCGCCCTGGAGTCGGCCGCCGGGTACAGCCCGGCCTCGCTGAACGCGCCGGTGGGTGGGGAGAGTTCGGCCGAGTTCGGTGACCTGGTGGGCGAGTCGGACATCGCGCTGGAGTCGGTCGACGACCGGGTGACCGTCAGCGGGCTGCTGCACCGCCTGCCCTGGCGGGAGCGGCGGATCCTGGCCATGCGGTTCTACGGCAACCAGACCCAGGCGGAGATCGCCGCCCGGTTCGGCATCTCCCAGATGCACGTGTCGCGGCTGCTGTCGCGGGCCCTGACCTGGCTGCGTCAGGCGATGCTCGCGGACACCCCGCCACCCTGGCAGAACGGGACCGCCGAGACCGAGTCGGCGACGGCCAACCGTCCCGCCTCGGTACGGGCCCGCTGACGCCCGGAACGGCGGAGACGGACGGTCAGCAGGGCGGCACCGACCGGTGCCGCCCTGCTGACGCGCGTACTCCCGCTCAGTTGTCCGGGGTGTCGCCGTGGCCGCGCGGATGCCGCCACCGTTCGGAGGACTGTGGACCGCGATCGGCGCCCAGGGGGTTGTCCTCCGGTTCGTCGGTCTCCTCGAAGCGGGGCCGGAGCACCTCGTCCGGTTCCGGCACCTCGACCGGTCGGGCTCCGGAGCGGGGATCGGGGTGGTAGGCGGTGGCCTCCTGGGCGCCGTGCGCCCCCTCGGCGCTGGGCGACTCGGGCCGGTGCTTCTCCCAGTGCATCTCGTCGTGCAGCTCCTGGGGTGGGCGGGTGGTCCGTTGCGGCAGGTCACTACCCAGATCGGAGACGTAGGGCCCGTACTTGGCGTCGAAGGCCGGGCGTTCGGAGCGGATCCGGGGCATCTGGTCGAAGTTGCGCAGCGGTGGTGGGCAGGTGGTGGCCCACTCCAGCGAGTTGCCGAAACCCCAGGGGTCGTTCACGGTCACCACTGCGCCGAACCGCCACGACTTCCAGGCGTTCCAGATGAAGAACAGGGTGGAGGCGCCGAGGACGAAGGAGAAGATGCTGGAGATCGTGTTCAGGGTGGTGAAACCGTCCGTGGGCAGATAGTCGGCGTACCGGCGGGGCATCCCCTCGTTGCCCAGCCAGTGCTGCACCAGGAAGGTGCCGTGGAAACCGATGAACATGGTCCAGAAGTGCAGCTTGCCGAGCCGCTCGTCGAGCAGCCGCCCGGTCATCTTCGGCCACCAGAAGTAGAAGCCGCCGAAGAGGGCGAACACCACCGTGCCGAACAGCACGTAGTGGAAGTGGGCCACCACGAAGTAACTGTCGTGGGTGTGGAAGTCGGCCGGCGGGCTGGCCAGCAGCACCCCGGTGAGTCCACCCAGCAGAAAGGTCACCAGGAAGCCGATGGCGAACAGCATCGGGGTCTCGAAGGTGATCTGCCCCTTCCACATCGTGCCGATCCAGTTGAAGAACTTGACCCCGGTCGGTACGGCGATGAGATAGCTGAGGATGGCGAAGAACGGCAGCAGCACCTGGCCGGTGGTGAACATGTGGTGTGCCCACACCGTCATCGACAACACGGTGATCGCGGCGGTGGCGAGCACCAGGCCGGTGTAGCCGAAGAGCGGCTTGCGGGAGAAGACCGGGATGATCTCGGTGATGATGCCGAAGAACGGCAACGCGATGATGTAGACCTCGGGATGGCCGAAGAACCAGAACAGGTGCTGCCACAGCATCGGCCCGGCGGTGTCGGCGTTGTAGACCTGCGCGTCCAGCAGCCGGTCGGCGCTCAACGCCAGCAGCGCGGCGGCCAGCAGCGGGAAGACCAGGATCACCAGCACGCTGGTGAACAGCATGTTCCAGGTGAAGATCGGCATCCGGAACATGGTCATGCCGGGTGCCCGCAGGGTCAGGATCGTGGTGATCAGGTTGACCGCGCCGAGGATGGTGCCCAGCCCGGAGACGACCAGGCCGACCACCCACATGTTCGCGCCGACCCCGGGGGAGTGCTGGGCACTGCTCAGCGGGGTGTACGCGGTCCAGCCGAAGTCGGCCGTCCCCTGGGGGGTGAGGAATCCGCCGATGACCATCAGTCCGCCGAACAGGTACAGCCAGTAGGCCAGGGCGTTCAGCCGGGGAAACGACACGTCCGGGGCGCCGATCTGGATCGGCACGATGTAGTTGCCGAACCCGAACGCCGCCGGGGTGGCGAACAGCAGCAGCATCACCGCGCCGTGCGAGGTGAACAGCTGGTTGTACTGCTCGGGGGAGAGGAACTGCATGCCCGGCCGGGCCAGTTCCGCGCGGATCAGCATCGCCTCGATCCCGGCCACCAGGAAGAAGCCGAACGAGGTCATCAGGTAGAGCAGCCCGATCTGTTTGTGATCGGTGGTGACCAGGAACCGGACCAGCTTGCCGCCCGGCAGGGTCTTGTTCAGGGCGCCGGGATAGCCGCCGAACTGGGCCGGTGCGAGGATGGCCGGCCCACGGTCCTGGCCGGTCTCGGTCGGTACCCGCTTGGGCATGATGCTTCCACCCCGTCGACGACGCCAAAGGACGGGCGTGACTACCCGACCCGCCGACCATGTAACCAGGCGAGAGGGGGGAATTCGGTCAATTCGCCAGTAGTGTTGCCCAGACGGCCTTTCCGTCGCCGGCCGGTGCGCTACCCCACCGGGCGGCCAGTTCACGGACCAGCAGCAGGCCCCGGCCACCCTCGTCGCGCTCACCGGGACGGCCGGGCTCGGCCGTCTCGGGGCTGCCGTCGACCACGGTCAGGTGCAGCCAGGGCCGGCGCAGGGTCAAGGTCACCTGCATCGGGGTGCCGGCATGCCGGACCACGTTGCCGACCAGTTCGCTGAGCACGATCGAGGCCGGTTCGACGGCCGCGGGCAGATCCCACCGGGCGCAGGCCTCGGCGACCAGTTCCCGCGCGCGTCGGCAGGCCGCCGCCACCGGCTCCAGCCGCAGCCGCACCCTCGGCACCGCCGAGGCCCCCGCCACCCGGGCCGCCTCGTCGCAGTCATGGCGTACCGGCACCACCCGGCAGGCCGGGGAGGCGGCCAGCGAGGCGGCCGGGTCCGGGTACGGCGCGCAGATCACCATCGGCACCACCGGCCAGCCCGCGGCCTGCCGCGCCGCCGCGGTGAACACCGCCACCGCCAACGGGTCGTGCACGGTCAGCCCGGTCAGGTCCACCACGAGCGCGTCGGGCTGGGTGGCCAGACACCGGTCCAGCGCCGCGAAGGCCTGGCGGGTGGTGGTCAGATCCAGGCTGCCGGCGAGGCGTACGACGGTGACAGGTGTCCCGTCGTCCACGTCGCAGGTGATCCGGCTCGCCATCTCCGCCCTCGTTCCGCCGGTGTCGCAGGGCTGTCAACTACCCGGCGTCCCGCCCACCGAAACGGCCTCCCCGGGCCGGGTGGGCCGTCATGTGGGGCGGGTCACGCCGCGGCCACCCGGCGTGGCAACCGGTGGCGCAGTTCGGCCAGGGGCGGCCGTTCCTCGACCCGTACGTCACTGACGACGATCTCCCGGTCCAGGTTCGGCAGCGCCTCGGAGCCACCCCGGCGGAACTGGGTCAGCACGGCCGTGGGCAGCATCTCCGGGCTGGCCCAGCCCCGACGCTGCAACCGGGACCAGACCGTCAGCATGATTTGGGCGGACATCCGCCCCAGGGCGGCGGTGTCCTGGTGCCGGTGCTTGCGTTCACCCAGGTCGACCTGGGCCAGGGCGTCCAGGCCGACGAGTTCGAGCAGGTCGATCAGCATGGCGGTCTCGACACCGTAGCCGGAGACGAAGGGCACCCGGGCCAGCACCTCGCGGCGGCCCGCGTACTCACCGGCCAGGGGCTGCACGAAACCGGCCAGTTCCGGCCAGAACAGGTTGAGCATGGGGCGGGCCATCAACTCGGTAACCCGGCCACCCCCGTCGGCCTCCACCGCGTTCCGGCCGATCAGCGGCCGGTGGTAGAACCCCTTCACGAAGTCCACCGAGGGGTCGGTGAGCAGGGGGCCGAGCAGCCCGGTGACGAAGTGGGGGCGGAACTCCCGCAGGTCCGCGTCGATGAAGGCCACCACATCCCCCTCGGCGGCGGCCAGCCCGGCCCACAGGGCGTCGCCCTTGCCGGTCAGCCGGGGCAGCCCGTGGGTCATCGCGTCCTGGCTGACCACCTCCGCCCCGGCCGCCCGGGCCACCTGGGCGGTGCGGTCGGTCGAGCGGGAGTCCACCACGATCAACTCGTCGACCAGGGGCACCCGGTCCACCAGATGTTCGCGGATGGTCGACACGATGGCCCCGACGGTGGCCTCCTCGTTGCGGGCCGGCAACACCACACTGACCCGGCTGCCCCCCTTGGCCCGCAGCAGCCGCCGGGTCGGCCAGTCCCCGGCGGAACTGGTCCGGTAGGTGGCCCAGGCCTCGACAACCGGCGAGACCAGAGGTTCGGTGTTCCGCACAGGCACCCCCTTCGCGGGAGCACCGGGATTCCCCGGTGCTCCGTGTTAGCTAACCGGATCGCTGTCTCTAGCTTGATCACAGCCCTGCTCCGGGCAGGTTCCCGGCCGGTGAAGCTTTGATTGCGGTGCTGCTTTACGCCCGACTCTGCGCCCTGCTCCTCGCCCTGGTCAGCCGGGGTCGCCCCGGGTCGCCGAGGCGGTCGGTCCGGACGACGCGGCGGCCGGGCTACCTGGGCGTAACCTCAAGGCGCGCCGGGGAGGGCGCGAAAGAGGCCTCCGGTCGCGTACCGTTGCCGCTCATGGGTGTGTCGCAACGGTTGAAGACCAGGTTCCGCCGGTTCCTCCAGCGCCCGGGGACCACGGTCGACCTGGCCCCGCTGGAGAAGCTGCTGCCGGCCATCGAGGCCCGCGAGGAGAAGGTCCAGGCCTTCGACGACGCGGAGCTGACCGAGGCGGCAGGGGTGGCCTCGACCTACGAGGAGATCTGCGCCCTTGGGCGCGAGGCCGCCCGCCGCGGCCTCGACCAGCGGCCGTACGACGTTCAGCTGCTCGGCGCGATGTCGCTGCTGTCCGGCAAGGTCGCCG from Micromonospora sp. NBC_01739 includes:
- a CDS encoding SigB/SigF/SigG family RNA polymerase sigma factor produces the protein MFGQTTTTTPPSTDRGLEDLDAAALAYAARIEGLPPERRHEARDDLVRFAMPFAGRLARRYRGRGEPLEDLEQVARLGLVNAVDRYDPERGSFTAYAAITIVGEIKRHFRDRTWGVHVPRRLRDLILEVGQATAALTSELSRAPTVAELSKRLETPEEEILAALESAAGYSPASLNAPVGGESSAEFGDLVGESDIALESVDDRVTVSGLLHRLPWRERRILAMRFYGNQTQAEIAARFGISQMHVSRLLSRALTWLRQAMLADTPPPWQNGTAETESATANRPASVRAR
- the ctaD gene encoding aa3-type cytochrome oxidase subunit I, producing MPKRVPTETGQDRGPAILAPAQFGGYPGALNKTLPGGKLVRFLVTTDHKQIGLLYLMTSFGFFLVAGIEAMLIRAELARPGMQFLSPEQYNQLFTSHGAVMLLLFATPAAFGFGNYIVPIQIGAPDVSFPRLNALAYWLYLFGGLMVIGGFLTPQGTADFGWTAYTPLSSAQHSPGVGANMWVVGLVVSGLGTILGAVNLITTILTLRAPGMTMFRMPIFTWNMLFTSVLVILVFPLLAAALLALSADRLLDAQVYNADTAGPMLWQHLFWFFGHPEVYIIALPFFGIITEIIPVFSRKPLFGYTGLVLATAAITVLSMTVWAHHMFTTGQVLLPFFAILSYLIAVPTGVKFFNWIGTMWKGQITFETPMLFAIGFLVTFLLGGLTGVLLASPPADFHTHDSYFVVAHFHYVLFGTVVFALFGGFYFWWPKMTGRLLDERLGKLHFWTMFIGFHGTFLVQHWLGNEGMPRRYADYLPTDGFTTLNTISSIFSFVLGASTLFFIWNAWKSWRFGAVVTVNDPWGFGNSLEWATTCPPPLRNFDQMPRIRSERPAFDAKYGPYVSDLGSDLPQRTTRPPQELHDEMHWEKHRPESPSAEGAHGAQEATAYHPDPRSGARPVEVPEPDEVLRPRFEETDEPEDNPLGADRGPQSSERWRHPRGHGDTPDN
- a CDS encoding ATP-binding protein, whose protein sequence is MASRITCDVDDGTPVTVVRLAGSLDLTTTRQAFAALDRCLATQPDALVVDLTGLTVHDPLAVAVFTAAARQAAGWPVVPMVICAPYPDPAASLAASPACRVVPVRHDCDEAARVAGASAVPRVRLRLEPVAAACRRARELVAEACARWDLPAAVEPASIVLSELVGNVVRHAGTPMQVTLTLRRPWLHLTVVDGSPETAEPGRPGERDEGGRGLLLVRELAARWGSAPAGDGKAVWATLLAN
- a CDS encoding glucosyl-3-phosphoglycerate synthase, with amino-acid sequence MLRAKGGSRVSVVLPARNEEATVGAIVSTIREHLVDRVPLVDELIVVDSRSTDRTAQVARAAGAEVVSQDAMTHGLPRLTGKGDALWAGLAAAEGDVVAFIDADLREFRPHFVTGLLGPLLTDPSVDFVKGFYHRPLIGRNAVEADGGGRVTELMARPMLNLFWPELAGFVQPLAGEYAGRREVLARVPFVSGYGVETAMLIDLLELVGLDALAQVDLGERKHRHQDTAALGRMSAQIMLTVWSRLQRRGWASPEMLPTAVLTQFRRGGSEALPNLDREIVVSDVRVEERPPLAELRHRLPRRVAAA